In Flavobacterium okayamense, a single window of DNA contains:
- the gldJ gene encoding gliding motility lipoprotein GldJ → MKIKKMMALNLLLAFAVAIGLSSCSKGSSSKGGSRATGWKINDKNGGFQYNTKYKKQETPPGMVPVEGGTFTMGKVADDPMHDWNNTPSQQHVQSFFMDETEVTNLMYTEYLFWLKTVFPPTEDNYKNIYTGAIPDTLVWRNRLGYNETMTNNYLRHPAYAEYPVVGVNWIQAVEFSKWRTDRVNENILEKNGYLKEDAKINFGEDVTAESTFSTETYLATPKQTYGGKEEVVLRKGTNGRKGEASEEEKNVYAQRSSGLILPEFRLPTEAEWEYAATALVGNREYNIYKGQKKYPWSGQYTRSGKRAYRGDQLANFKQGKGDYGGVAGWSDDGADITNKVKSYPPNDFGLYDMAGNVAEWVADVYRPMVDDEVNDFNYFRGNVYMKNKIGDDGTTEIVTADNITYDTLSNGKIMARNFPGQIAQIPVDENETYLRTQFSTSDNRNYRDGDMPSTRYFRFGGSDEEEGEEGEGENKYIMYDAPQHKIGMTQEQDSLGNPIGEEKFVKEYDKSDTRTSLVDDNVRVYKGGSWRDRAYWLDPAQRRYFPQDMATDYIGFRCAMSKVGPKSNKKSPRGNPKQ, encoded by the coding sequence ATGAAAATTAAGAAAATGATGGCTTTAAATTTGTTACTTGCATTTGCAGTAGCAATAGGTCTTTCAAGCTGTAGTAAAGGCTCAAGCTCAAAAGGAGGCTCAAGAGCAACGGGATGGAAAATCAATGATAAGAATGGTGGGTTTCAGTACAACACCAAGTACAAAAAACAAGAAACTCCTCCAGGAATGGTACCTGTTGAAGGTGGTACATTCACTATGGGTAAGGTTGCAGATGATCCAATGCACGATTGGAACAATACTCCTTCTCAACAACACGTACAATCTTTCTTTATGGATGAAACAGAGGTAACTAACTTAATGTACACTGAGTACTTATTTTGGTTAAAAACTGTATTCCCTCCAACTGAAGATAACTATAAAAATATTTATACAGGAGCTATTCCTGATACGTTAGTTTGGAGAAACCGTTTAGGTTACAACGAAACTATGACTAACAACTACTTAAGACACCCTGCTTATGCTGAGTATCCAGTAGTAGGTGTTAACTGGATTCAAGCCGTTGAATTCAGCAAATGGAGAACTGACCGTGTAAATGAAAATATCTTAGAAAAAAATGGATATTTAAAAGAAGATGCTAAAATTAATTTTGGTGAAGATGTAACTGCTGAGTCTACATTTAGCACTGAAACCTATTTAGCAACTCCAAAACAAACTTATGGTGGTAAAGAAGAGGTAGTTTTAAGAAAAGGAACAAATGGTCGTAAAGGTGAAGCATCTGAAGAAGAGAAAAACGTTTATGCTCAAAGAAGTTCTGGATTAATTTTACCAGAATTCCGTTTACCAACAGAAGCTGAATGGGAATATGCTGCAACTGCTTTAGTAGGAAACAGAGAATATAACATCTACAAAGGACAAAAGAAATATCCTTGGAGTGGTCAATATACTCGTTCTGGAAAAAGAGCTTACAGAGGTGACCAATTAGCAAACTTTAAACAAGGAAAAGGTGATTACGGCGGAGTAGCAGGATGGTCTGATGACGGAGCTGACATTACAAACAAAGTAAAATCTTATCCTCCAAATGACTTTGGTTTATATGACATGGCTGGTAACGTTGCTGAATGGGTTGCTGACGTATACAGACCAATGGTTGACGACGAAGTTAATGATTTCAACTACTTCAGAGGTAACGTTTACATGAAAAACAAAATTGGTGACGATGGAACAACTGAAATCGTTACTGCAGATAATATCACTTACGACACTTTAAGTAATGGTAAGATTATGGCTAGAAATTTCCCTGGTCAAATTGCTCAAATTCCAGTTGATGAAAATGAGACTTACTTAAGAACTCAATTCTCTACTTCTGATAATAGAAATTACAGAGATGGTGATATGCCTTCAACTCGTTACTTCCGTTTTGGTGGTTCTGATGAAGAAGAAGGTGAAGAAGGTGAAGGTGAAAACAAATACATCATGTATGATGCTCCTCAACACAAAATTGGAATGACTCAAGAGCAAGATAGCTTAGGTAATCCAATTGGTGAAGAGAAATTTGTTAAAGAATATGATAAATCTGATACAAGAACAAGTTTAGTAGATGACAACGTAAGAGTTTACAAAGGTGGTTCTTGGAGAGATAGAGCTTATTGGTTAGATCCAGCTCAAAGAAGATATTTCCCACAAGATATGGCAACTGATTACATCGGATTTAGATGTGCAATGTCTAAAGTTGGACCAAAATCTAACAAGAAATCTCCTAGAGGAAATCCAAAACAATAA
- the pdhA gene encoding pyruvate dehydrogenase (acetyl-transferring) E1 component subunit alpha — protein MKPITKEVYLKWYEEMQFWRKFEDKLAALYIQQKVRGFLHLYNGQEAVLAGALHAMDLSKDKMITAYRNHVQPIGMGVDPRRVMAELLGKATGTSQGLGGSMHIFSKEHGFYGGHGIVGGQIPLGAGLAFADKYFETGGVTLTYFGDGAARQGSLHETFNMAMNWKLPVVFIVENNGYAMGTSVERTANHTDIWKLGLGYEMPCGPVDGMNPIKVAEAMHEAIERARRGDGPTFLEMKTYRYRGHSMSDAQHYRTKEEVEEYKKIDPITQVLDIIKENNYATETEIEAIDQRVSDLVAECEQFAEDSPYPELNVMYDVVYEQEDYPFLPHKL, from the coding sequence ATGAAACCGATAACAAAAGAAGTTTACCTAAAGTGGTATGAAGAAATGCAGTTTTGGAGAAAATTCGAAGACAAATTAGCTGCATTATATATCCAACAAAAAGTAAGAGGATTTCTTCACTTATATAATGGTCAAGAAGCAGTGTTAGCTGGGGCTTTACACGCTATGGATTTATCGAAAGATAAAATGATTACTGCTTACCGTAATCACGTTCAGCCAATAGGTATGGGAGTAGATCCTCGTCGTGTTATGGCAGAGTTGTTAGGTAAAGCAACAGGTACTTCTCAAGGTTTAGGAGGGTCAATGCATATTTTCTCTAAAGAACATGGTTTCTATGGTGGTCATGGTATTGTTGGAGGTCAAATTCCTTTAGGTGCTGGTTTAGCTTTTGCTGATAAGTATTTTGAAACTGGAGGTGTTACACTAACATATTTTGGTGATGGTGCTGCACGTCAAGGTTCATTACATGAAACTTTCAATATGGCAATGAACTGGAAATTACCAGTTGTATTTATTGTTGAAAATAACGGTTATGCAATGGGAACTTCTGTTGAAAGAACTGCAAACCATACGGATATTTGGAAACTTGGTTTAGGATACGAAATGCCTTGTGGACCGGTAGATGGAATGAATCCAATCAAAGTTGCTGAAGCTATGCATGAAGCTATAGAAAGAGCTCGTCGTGGTGACGGACCTACTTTCTTAGAAATGAAAACATACCGTTATAGAGGTCACTCAATGTCGGATGCACAGCATTATAGAACAAAAGAAGAGGTAGAAGAGTACAAAAAAATCGACCCTATTACGCAAGTTTTAGATATTATTAAAGAAAATAACTACGCTACAGAAACTGAAATTGAAGCTATCGATCAGAGAGTTTCTGATTTAGTTGCGGAATGTGAGCAATTTGCTGAAGATTCTCCATATCCAGAATTAAATGTAATGTATGACGTAGTTTACGAACAAGAAGATTATCCATTTTTACCTCATAAATTATAA
- a CDS encoding pyruvate dehydrogenase complex dihydrolipoamide acetyltransferase, which yields MATVITMPRLSDTMTEGTVATWLKKVGDKVKEGDILAEIETDKATMEFESFNSGTLLHIGIQEGETAPVDSLLAIIGNEGEDISELLKGGTTPAETKEEKAEVKEDKPAASSDFKMPEGVKVVTMPRLSDTMTTGTVATWLKKVGDTVKEGDILAEIETDKATMEFESFNAGTLLYIGVEEGGSAPVDTILAVLGPAGTDVSGVVENFKVGGSAEESIREEVKSETPSAVMTSGAETSQNTNTGGRIFASPLAKKIAEEKGINLAQVKGTGENGRIVKSDVENFTPSSVASPAQAVAEASQTVAAVKPFVPAGEVYQEEIKNSQMRKTIARRLAESKFTAPHYYLTIELDMDNAIASRGMINSLPDTKVSFNDMVIKASAMALKKHPQVNSQWREDAMVLNHHVNIGVAVAVEDGLMVPVLKFTDQMSLSQIGANVKDLAGKAKSKKITPAEMEGSTFTISNLGMFGIQSFTSIINQPNSAILSVGAIIEKPVVKNGQIVVGNTMTVTLACDHRTVDGATGAQFLQTFKAFMENPVTMLA from the coding sequence ATGGCAACAGTTATTACAATGCCTCGCCTAAGCGATACTATGACGGAAGGAACCGTAGCAACATGGTTGAAGAAAGTAGGCGACAAAGTAAAAGAAGGAGATATTTTAGCTGAAATTGAAACGGATAAGGCAACCATGGAGTTCGAGTCGTTTAACTCAGGAACTTTATTGCACATTGGTATTCAAGAGGGAGAAACTGCTCCAGTTGATTCATTGTTAGCTATAATTGGTAATGAAGGAGAAGATATTTCTGAATTGTTAAAAGGAGGAACAACTCCTGCTGAAACTAAAGAAGAAAAAGCAGAAGTTAAAGAAGATAAGCCAGCTGCAAGTTCAGATTTTAAAATGCCTGAAGGTGTAAAAGTAGTTACAATGCCACGTTTAAGTGATACTATGACTACTGGAACTGTTGCAACTTGGTTAAAGAAAGTTGGAGATACAGTTAAAGAAGGTGATATTTTGGCTGAAATCGAAACAGATAAGGCTACAATGGAATTCGAATCGTTCAATGCAGGTACATTATTGTATATCGGTGTTGAAGAAGGGGGCTCTGCTCCTGTGGATACTATTTTAGCAGTTTTAGGACCTGCAGGAACGGATGTTTCTGGTGTGGTTGAAAACTTTAAAGTAGGTGGTTCAGCTGAAGAATCTATAAGAGAAGAAGTAAAATCAGAAACTCCATCTGCTGTCATGACGAGCGGAGCCGAGACATCTCAAAACACAAATACTGGCGGAAGAATTTTTGCTTCACCTTTGGCAAAGAAAATCGCTGAAGAAAAAGGAATTAATCTTGCTCAAGTTAAAGGAACGGGTGAAAACGGAAGAATTGTAAAAAGTGATGTAGAGAACTTTACACCTTCTTCTGTTGCAAGTCCTGCGCAAGCAGTTGCAGAAGCATCTCAAACAGTTGCTGCAGTGAAACCATTTGTTCCAGCTGGAGAAGTTTACCAAGAGGAAATTAAGAATTCACAAATGCGTAAAACGATTGCACGTCGTTTAGCAGAATCTAAATTCACAGCACCGCATTACTATTTAACTATTGAGTTAGATATGGATAATGCAATTGCTTCTCGTGGAATGATTAATTCTTTACCAGATACTAAAGTCTCTTTCAACGATATGGTGATTAAAGCCTCAGCAATGGCGTTGAAAAAACACCCACAAGTTAATTCGCAATGGAGAGAAGATGCTATGGTGTTAAATCATCATGTGAATATTGGAGTTGCAGTTGCAGTTGAAGATGGTTTAATGGTTCCTGTGTTGAAATTTACTGACCAAATGAGTTTATCTCAAATCGGTGCTAATGTAAAAGATTTAGCTGGTAAAGCAAAGTCTAAAAAAATTACACCTGCTGAAATGGAAGGAAGCACATTTACAATTTCAAATTTAGGAATGTTCGGAATACAATCTTTCACGTCTATTATCAATCAACCAAATTCTGCAATTTTATCTGTTGGTGCAATTATTGAAAAACCAGTGGTTAAAAACGGACAAATCGTTGTGGGTAACACAATGACAGTTACTTTAGCTTGCGATCACAGAACGGTTGATGGAGCAACTGGAGCTCAATTCTTACAAACGTTTAAAGCGTTTATGGAAAATCCAGTAACAATGTTAGCATAA
- the porV gene encoding type IX secretion system outer membrane channel protein PorV, whose product MKKIAVLFLIVLINQSIKAQERVVTTGVPFLLIAADARSAGMGDMGVASSADAFSQQFNPAKYAFSLQKQGFSVSYTPYLSSIANDISLAQLTYYNRINERSAFAGSFRYFGLGDIQLTNDIGEEQAVVSPNEFAIDGSYSLKLSEQFSMAVAGRYIRSNLRIPSSDGDASSASSFAVDIAGFYQSEEIAFSDFNGRWRAGFNLQNMGPKINYNNDNIDENANFLPANLRLGGGFDFILDDYNKVSVLGEVTKLMVPTPPARITEVDEDLNGDTVIDQDDVAIANDKAISDYRKTGWVSGIFQSFNDAPDGFSEELKEFTWALGAEYSYQDSFSLRTGYFHESEDKGARKFFTLGAGFKYNIVKIDVSYLFSASKVKNPLENTLRFSLTFNFGETYDEL is encoded by the coding sequence ATGAAAAAAATTGCAGTTTTATTTTTAATAGTACTAATCAATCAATCAATAAAAGCGCAGGAAAGAGTTGTAACGACTGGAGTTCCCTTTTTATTAATTGCTGCTGATGCAAGATCTGCAGGAATGGGAGATATGGGTGTTGCTTCATCTGCTGATGCTTTTTCACAACAATTCAACCCGGCGAAATATGCCTTTTCATTACAGAAACAAGGTTTTTCTGTTAGTTATACACCTTATTTAAGTAGTATAGCAAATGATATTTCTTTGGCACAATTAACGTATTACAATAGAATAAACGAAAGAAGTGCTTTTGCAGGTTCTTTTCGTTATTTCGGTCTTGGCGATATTCAGTTAACAAATGATATTGGAGAAGAACAAGCTGTAGTAAGTCCAAATGAATTTGCTATTGATGGTTCATATTCCTTAAAATTAAGTGAGCAATTCTCAATGGCTGTTGCAGGTAGATATATTCGTTCAAATTTAAGAATTCCAAGTTCTGATGGAGATGCATCTTCGGCTTCAAGTTTTGCAGTTGATATTGCAGGATTTTATCAGTCTGAAGAAATTGCTTTTAGTGATTTTAATGGACGTTGGAGAGCAGGTTTCAATTTGCAAAATATGGGGCCAAAAATCAACTATAATAATGACAATATTGATGAAAATGCTAACTTTTTACCAGCTAACCTTCGTTTAGGTGGTGGTTTTGATTTTATTTTAGATGATTATAATAAAGTAAGTGTTTTAGGAGAAGTAACTAAGTTAATGGTTCCAACACCACCAGCTAGAATTACAGAAGTTGATGAAGATTTAAATGGAGATACTGTAATTGATCAGGACGATGTTGCAATTGCAAATGATAAAGCAATTTCAGATTATAGAAAAACGGGTTGGGTTAGCGGAATTTTCCAATCGTTTAACGATGCGCCTGATGGTTTTTCAGAAGAGTTAAAAGAGTTTACATGGGCATTAGGTGCTGAATATTCTTACCAAGATTCATTTTCATTACGTACTGGATATTTTCATGAAAGTGAAGATAAAGGAGCGAGAAAGTTTTTTACACTTGGTGCTGGATTCAAATATAACATTGTAAAAATTGATGTTTCGTATTTATTCTCAGCGTCTAAAGTTAAGAACCCATTAGAAAATACATTACGTTTTTCACTAACGTTCAACTTTGGTGAAACATACGATGAACTATAA
- a CDS encoding cytidine deaminase codes for MKQISLTTNFTVFDSLSELSANDKELMLQAVEIRKQAYAPYSKFQVGVALFLDNGKIVKGTNQENAAYPSGLCAERVAIFYAGANYPDAKIKKIFISASPIDRELDKPIPPCGACRQSIAEYEIKQESPIEVFFMGAKGEVFKSDSLKNLLPLLFDKNYL; via the coding sequence ATGAAACAAATTTCACTTACAACAAACTTCACAGTTTTTGATTCTTTAAGCGAATTGAGCGCTAACGATAAAGAATTAATGCTACAAGCAGTCGAAATAAGAAAGCAAGCCTATGCGCCATATTCGAAGTTTCAAGTTGGAGTTGCGCTTTTTTTAGATAATGGTAAAATTGTCAAAGGAACCAATCAGGAAAATGCAGCATATCCTTCTGGATTATGTGCAGAACGTGTTGCGATTTTTTATGCAGGAGCAAATTATCCTGATGCAAAAATTAAAAAAATATTTATTTCAGCTTCACCTATAGATAGAGAATTAGATAAACCAATACCTCCTTGTGGAGCTTGCAGACAATCTATTGCTGAATACGAAATTAAACAAGAGTCGCCAATAGAAGTTTTTTTTATGGGGGCAAAAGGTGAAGTATTTAAATCAGATTCGCTTAAAAATTTGTTGCCACTTTTATTTGATAAGAATTACCTATAA
- the porU gene encoding type IX secretion system sortase PorU: MKKLFYLFLLFASTLVYSQFEREVVLNWEGSSDAKTSEVEVFKFPFFSNKELDVDIANRVLLYSEVFNTVNFVNPSSLITNVEYQSITESELYGLNKNLIPSSISANIKSVNARDKIISVFTFSPIIKDGVGYKKVIKINYSFGFDLLNKNTNSSFSVNAIQNSVLATGNWYRFYVEKSGVYRISKSFLQSLGLNTNVDPRTIKIYGNGGRMLPLQNQPTFSIDLEENAIQFIGENDGVFDDSDYILFYAEGVDTWNNESLTSVNLFADKSYYYVTSGAGNGKRIQDAVEPTNSPNLTFTNYDAVKIYEKDLVNVAKLGRRWFGEQFNVDNSQTFQISFSNLDTSVPLELKINLASKSPNPSSFSISANNQNLGTINFVGVPNGATFEAFENTLNTNFTSTNDNITFQIDYDNGGVPFSNGYLDFIRVKGKCNLEANGQQFFFFNDQQATNIGIGQYALSNANSIEQVWDVTDILNVERFVNTSGGNFAFKVNLGQERKYLVVDPSNYFAPLKESNSVVQNQNLKGTIFLNNSGAFEDVDYLIITPNFLRNQAENLANFHRQYSGLNVKVVTTESIYHEFGSGKQDVAAIRNFIRYVYLNGSSLSERVNYVNLFGDASYDYKNRVANNSNIVPIFHGFNPGTSEVNNTSNMSLVSTFMSDDFYGLMDDGEGRMLPAEPDGIDIAVGRMLVNNVQEANEMVNKVIEYHAEDSYGRWRNTYTIYSDDADTTGDAQLQVYINDIADVLVNEKPFVNVKKIHSDAYIQEVTAGGEKYPEAKNDFLNVIELGSLVINYFGHGNEEFLANERLFERLDAQTLNNRYRYPLFITITCDFTRFDDPNRLTGGEFMYWNTDGGAIALVATTREIFVNTGVTMNSYLTEFLYAYGSYDYPTIGEAVRLTKIQSGSNNRRVVSFIGDPAMYLAIPKPKVVLTEVNDIPVSQPLPIFQALSPMKIEGEIVDEGNALLANYIGDVAIQIFDKPINRSTLGNNGVTNGTGQLITMNFVTLGETIVRGNASVTDGKFEFNFVVPQDIRIPLGNGKISFYAKRNSPQLEDQTGYNLDIQVGGVNTSAGADTTPPSVQLFMNDESFVSGGITNCSPILIAKLQDENGINTASGIGHDIVAILDGDESNPYVLNDYYETALDDFTNGIVRFPFRDLEPGMHTILFKAWDVYNNLITMEIQFNAICSDEGLKIDKVLNYPNPFSTYTEFWFTHNSPFEALDVQVQIFTITGKVVKTINQQVVTDGFLCREVKWDGRDDFGDRIGKGVYVYKLTVKSARTGNQTEKHEKLVIL, encoded by the coding sequence ATGAAAAAGCTTTTTTATTTATTTTTATTATTTGCCAGTACATTGGTTTATTCACAATTTGAAAGGGAAGTTGTGCTAAATTGGGAGGGTTCTTCTGATGCAAAAACCTCTGAAGTAGAGGTCTTTAAGTTTCCTTTTTTTAGTAATAAAGAACTAGATGTTGATATAGCGAATAGGGTTTTACTCTATAGTGAGGTTTTTAATACAGTAAATTTTGTTAATCCGTCGAGTTTAATTACTAATGTTGAGTATCAATCAATTACTGAATCTGAATTGTATGGTCTAAATAAAAATTTAATACCATCATCGATTAGTGCTAATATTAAATCTGTAAATGCGAGAGATAAAATAATTTCAGTATTTACTTTTTCTCCAATAATTAAAGATGGTGTAGGTTATAAAAAAGTAATAAAAATTAACTATTCATTTGGTTTTGATTTATTAAATAAGAATACGAATAGTAGTTTTTCAGTTAATGCTATTCAAAATTCTGTTTTAGCGACTGGTAATTGGTATCGATTCTATGTTGAAAAATCTGGTGTTTACAGAATCTCAAAATCTTTTTTACAAAGTTTGGGACTTAACACAAATGTTGATCCTCGTACTATAAAGATATATGGTAATGGCGGAAGAATGTTGCCATTGCAAAATCAGCCAACATTTTCTATAGATTTAGAGGAAAATGCCATACAGTTTATTGGTGAAAATGATGGTGTGTTCGATGATAGTGATTATATATTGTTTTATGCTGAAGGAGTTGATACTTGGAATAACGAGAGTTTAACGAGTGTTAATTTATTTGCAGATAAATCGTATTATTATGTTACTTCAGGTGCTGGCAATGGAAAACGTATTCAAGATGCTGTTGAGCCAACTAATTCACCTAATTTAACTTTTACAAATTACGATGCTGTAAAAATTTATGAAAAGGATTTGGTTAATGTTGCAAAACTAGGGAGAAGATGGTTTGGGGAACAATTTAATGTTGATAATAGTCAAACTTTTCAAATTTCATTTTCAAATTTAGACACTTCAGTTCCGTTGGAATTGAAAATTAATTTGGCTTCAAAATCTCCTAATCCATCATCTTTTTCAATTTCTGCAAATAACCAAAATTTAGGAACAATAAATTTTGTAGGTGTTCCTAATGGTGCAACTTTTGAAGCTTTTGAAAATACCTTAAATACAAACTTTACTTCTACAAATGATAATATTACATTTCAGATTGATTACGATAATGGCGGAGTTCCGTTTTCCAATGGATATCTCGATTTTATTCGTGTAAAAGGAAAATGTAATTTGGAAGCAAACGGTCAGCAGTTTTTCTTTTTTAATGATCAACAAGCTACTAATATTGGAATCGGTCAGTATGCATTGTCGAACGCAAATTCAATAGAGCAAGTTTGGGACGTTACCGATATTTTAAATGTAGAAAGGTTTGTTAATACATCTGGAGGAAATTTTGCCTTTAAAGTAAATTTAGGGCAAGAAAGAAAATATTTAGTAGTAGATCCGTCAAATTATTTTGCACCGTTAAAAGAATCAAATTCTGTAGTTCAAAATCAAAATTTAAAAGGAACAATATTTTTAAATAATTCAGGTGCTTTTGAGGATGTTGATTACCTTATAATAACGCCTAATTTTTTAAGAAATCAAGCGGAAAATTTAGCTAATTTTCATAGACAATACTCAGGATTAAATGTAAAAGTTGTGACTACTGAATCAATTTATCATGAATTTGGTTCTGGTAAACAAGATGTGGCGGCTATTCGAAATTTTATTAGATATGTTTATCTAAATGGTTCTAGTCTAAGTGAAAGAGTTAATTATGTAAATCTCTTCGGTGATGCATCTTATGATTATAAAAATAGAGTTGCTAACAACTCTAATATTGTACCCATTTTTCATGGATTTAATCCTGGGACTTCTGAGGTTAATAATACTTCAAATATGTCCTTAGTTTCGACTTTTATGTCGGATGATTTTTATGGGTTAATGGATGATGGAGAGGGCAGAATGTTGCCAGCCGAACCAGATGGTATTGATATAGCAGTTGGAAGGATGCTGGTTAATAATGTTCAGGAAGCTAACGAAATGGTTAATAAAGTTATTGAATATCATGCTGAAGATTCATATGGTAGATGGAGAAATACTTACACAATATATTCTGATGATGCAGATACTACGGGTGATGCTCAATTACAAGTATACATTAATGATATTGCCGATGTTTTAGTTAATGAGAAACCTTTTGTGAATGTAAAAAAGATCCATAGTGATGCTTATATTCAAGAAGTAACAGCAGGTGGTGAAAAATATCCAGAAGCGAAAAATGACTTTTTAAATGTTATAGAACTTGGAAGTTTGGTTATAAATTATTTTGGCCACGGTAATGAAGAATTTTTAGCAAATGAAAGACTTTTTGAAAGGTTGGATGCGCAAACTTTAAACAATCGGTACCGTTATCCTTTGTTTATTACAATTACTTGTGACTTTACCAGATTTGATGACCCGAACAGATTAACTGGTGGTGAATTTATGTATTGGAACACGGATGGTGGTGCAATAGCGCTTGTGGCAACCACACGAGAGATTTTTGTTAATACAGGTGTTACAATGAATAGTTATTTAACTGAGTTTCTTTATGCTTATGGATCTTATGATTATCCGACAATTGGTGAAGCTGTAAGATTAACTAAGATTCAATCGGGGTCTAATAATAGAAGGGTAGTTTCTTTTATTGGGGATCCAGCAATGTATTTAGCGATTCCAAAACCAAAAGTGGTTTTAACTGAGGTTAATGATATTCCTGTAAGCCAACCTTTGCCTATTTTTCAAGCTTTAAGCCCTATGAAAATTGAAGGAGAAATTGTAGATGAAGGGAATGCTTTGCTTGCTAATTATATTGGAGATGTTGCTATTCAAATTTTTGATAAACCGATAAATAGAAGTACATTAGGAAATAATGGTGTTACAAATGGTACGGGACAATTAATCACAATGAACTTTGTTACCCTCGGGGAAACGATTGTTAGAGGTAATGCATCAGTTACTGATGGTAAGTTTGAGTTTAATTTTGTAGTACCTCAGGACATAAGGATTCCTTTAGGTAATGGTAAAATTAGTTTTTATGCGAAACGTAATAGTCCACAACTTGAAGATCAAACAGGTTATAATTTAGATATTCAGGTAGGAGGCGTTAATACTTCAGCTGGAGCAGATACAACTCCACCATCAGTTCAATTGTTTATGAATGATGAGAGTTTTGTTTCTGGTGGTATAACAAATTGTTCTCCTATTTTAATAGCAAAATTACAGGACGAAAATGGTATTAATACAGCTAGTGGTATTGGTCACGATATTGTTGCAATTTTAGATGGTGATGAATCAAATCCGTATGTGTTAAATGATTACTATGAAACAGCATTAGATGATTTTACTAATGGGATTGTAAGATTTCCATTCAGGGATTTGGAACCTGGAATGCATACTATTTTATTCAAAGCTTGGGATGTTTATAATAACTTAATAACTATGGAGATTCAGTTTAATGCTATCTGTTCAGATGAAGGTTTAAAAATTGATAAAGTATTAAATTATCCTAATCCATTCTCAACATATACTGAATTTTGGTTCACGCATAACTCACCTTTTGAAGCTTTAGATGTACAGGTTCAAATCTTTACAATTACAGGTAAGGTTGTGAAAACAATTAATCAACAAGTAGTAACAGATGGATTTCTTTGCAGAGAAGTAAAATGGGATGGAAGAGATGATTTTGGAGATCGAATTGGAAAAGGAGTGTATGTTTATAAATTAACCGTTAAATCGGCGAGAACTGGTAATCAAACAGAAAAACACGAGAAACTTGTAATACTATAA
- a CDS encoding M20/M25/M40 family metallo-hydrolase translates to MKFIQLIAIALVLVSCKTAQVSNENVAQGTSTVKPISFSTTESVAKTLSFLASDDLEGRDSGSEGIEKAAVFLENLMKQNDLKPYFKTFRDTLSNFDKPAYNIVGYLEGNDPKLKNEFVIIGAHYDHIGRIKAVNGDDIGNGANDNASGSTAVTELVKYFGKNKSNKRSLLFVFFSAEEKGLLGSKHLAKKLHDEKMDLYFMFNFEMIGVPMKRDDMLMYITGFGKSNMADRINEISGEKLVGYIPMQTQYQLFRASDNYPFYTEFNVPAQTVSTFDFENFDFYHQPDDEFELMKPEHMANVINKMIPVLEQMMNASTKEIQLNGK, encoded by the coding sequence ATGAAATTTATTCAATTAATTGCTATAGCTTTAGTATTAGTATCGTGTAAAACAGCTCAAGTTTCTAATGAAAATGTAGCTCAAGGAACGTCAACGGTAAAACCGATTTCATTCTCAACTACAGAGAGTGTCGCTAAAACACTATCTTTTTTAGCTTCTGACGATTTAGAAGGAAGAGATTCAGGTAGTGAAGGAATTGAAAAAGCGGCTGTTTTTCTTGAAAATTTAATGAAACAAAACGATTTAAAACCCTATTTTAAAACCTTTCGCGATACTTTGTCCAATTTTGATAAACCAGCGTATAATATTGTAGGTTATTTAGAAGGAAATGATCCAAAATTGAAAAATGAATTTGTCATTATTGGTGCTCATTATGATCATATTGGTAGAATTAAAGCGGTTAATGGAGATGATATTGGAAACGGAGCTAATGATAATGCTTCGGGTTCTACAGCAGTAACGGAATTGGTGAAATACTTCGGAAAAAATAAATCAAATAAAAGGAGTTTGTTATTTGTGTTTTTCTCTGCTGAAGAAAAAGGACTTTTGGGGTCAAAACATTTAGCGAAAAAATTGCATGATGAAAAAATGGATTTGTATTTCATGTTCAATTTTGAAATGATTGGTGTTCCAATGAAAAGAGATGATATGTTGATGTATATTACAGGTTTTGGAAAAAGTAATATGGCAGATAGAATCAATGAAATTTCTGGAGAAAAATTAGTTGGGTATATTCCAATGCAAACGCAGTATCAATTATTCAGAGCTTCTGATAATTATCCTTTTTACACTGAATTTAATGTGCCAGCACAAACAGTATCGACTTTTGATTTTGAAAATTTTGATTTCTATCACCAACCCGATGATGAGTTTGAATTAATGAAACCAGAACATATGGCAAACGTGATTAATAAAATGATTCCGGTTTTAGAGCAAATGATGAATGCTTCCACTAAAGAAATTCAATTAAATGGAAAATAA